In the Telopea speciosissima isolate NSW1024214 ecotype Mountain lineage chromosome 2, Tspe_v1, whole genome shotgun sequence genome, one interval contains:
- the LOC122652664 gene encoding VQ motif-containing protein 22-like, whose translation MAITDRTTMAGPNDWLQFYRRNLTGEEQPPSSPPSSSSSAMFSGVSDSPVVTSVTTPGTGNSMASTSSVQLNPEGRRVAKPNRRRSRASRRAPTTLLNTDTTNFRAMVQQFTGVPSTPFTTGPTNFNFAPATITAPGYHLQQQQHQQQQPQQQFQQQQHQQQQQQQQQFQQQQLQYMLSMNNTTSDVFRQRFSDGNQ comes from the coding sequence ATGGCCATAACTGACAGAACCACAATGGCTGGCCCTAATGACTGGTTACAGTTCTACCGGCGAAACCTCACCGGAGAAGAACAACCGCCGTCGTctccaccatcatcatcatcatcagcaatGTTCAGTGGAGTCTCCGACTCCCCTGTTGTCACTTCAGTAACAACTCCGGGAACCGGGAATTCCATGGCTAGTACTAGCAGCGTTCAATTGAACCCGGAAGGTCGGCGAGTCGCGAAACCGAACCGGAGACGTTCCCGGGCTTCTCGTAGAGCTCCTACTACGCTTCTCAACACAGACACCACCAACTTCCGTGCCATGGTTCAGCAATTCACTGGAGTTCCTAGTACACCCTTCACTACTGGTCCAACCAATTTCAATTTTGCACCAGCTACAATAACTGCACCTGGGTACcatcttcaacaacaacaacaccagCAGCAACAACCCCAACAGCaattccaacaacaacaacaccagcagcagcagcagcagcaacagcaattCCAACAGCAACAGTTGCAGTATATGCTCTCAATGAATAACACTACAAGTGATGTTTTTCGTCAGAGATTCAGCGATGGCAATCAATGA
- the LOC122651805 gene encoding small RNA-binding protein 11, chloroplastic: MNSATFGAVSFASFPSPRTLSISRSQLGVSMMPTYMKAFKVRASLLDFPLASRILVKNLPYSISETNLSQEFSNFGQVVEVKLVKDEATQRSKGYAFVQYTSQNEAMLALESMDHKSIDGRVIYVELAKPVNNAFGSYPITSGPPSEQNS; the protein is encoded by the exons ATGAACTCTGCAACGTTTGGAGCAGTTTCCTTCGCATCCTTCCCAAGTCCACGGACCTTATCAATTTCAAGATCTCAGTTGGGAGTTTCTATGATGCCAACTTACATGAAAGCTTTCAAGGTTAGGGCTTCTCTCCTTGATTTCCCTCTCGCAAGCAGAATCCTCGTTAAGA ATTTGCCGTATTCTATTAGTGAAACGAATTTGAGTCAggaattttcaaattttggtcAGGTAGTTGAAG TTAAGCTTGTCAAAGATGAAGCCACACAGAGGTCAAAAGGATATGCATTTGTGCAATATACTTCTCAAAATGAGGCCATGCTTGCACTAGAAAGCATGGATCACAAG TCTATTGATGGCAGGGTAATTTATGTGGAACTTGCGAAACCTGTGAATAATGCATTTGGTTCATACCCCATAACTTCAGGCCCCCCTTCTGAGCAGAATTCATAG
- the LOC122651804 gene encoding membrane steroid-binding protein 1-like, whose translation MATLQLWEMLKEAIPAYTGLSPATFFTVLALAFAFYYAISGFFSSSPEPRRMRDAPEVVEPLPPPVQLGEITEEVLKAYDGSDGKKPLLMAIKGQIYDVTQSRMFYGPGGPYALFAGKDASRALAKMSFEEKDLTGDISGLGPFEIDALQDWEYKFMSKYVKVGTIKRTVPVADAPPAPAPASDSVEAANVDGAKPAENGQSESATDEQAEQQPAKEAVVGDDAERE comes from the exons ATGGCGACTTTGCAGCTTTGGGAGATGTTGAAAGAAGCTATTCCTGCATATACGGGACTCTCTCCTGCGACCTTCTTCACGGTATTGGCTCTGGCTTTCGCGTTCTACTACGCCATATCTGGGTTCTTCTCGTCGTCCCCTGAGCCTCGGAGGATGAGGGATGCCCCAGAAGTGGTTGAGCCCCTTCCGCCTCCGGTTCAGCTTGGTGAGATCACGGAGGAGGTGTTGAAGGCTTATGATGGATCCGACGGGAAGAAGCCTTTGCTGATGGCAATCAAGGGACAAATCTATGATGTAACACAAAGCAG GATGTTCTATGGTCCTGGAGGACCCTATGCGTTGTTTGCTGGGAAGGATGCTAGTAGAGCTCTTGCAAAGATGTCTTTTGAGGAGAAGGATTTAACAGGTGACATCTCAGGTCTTGGTCCTTTTGAAATTGATGCCTTGCAGGACTGGGAGTACAAGTTTATGAGCAAGTATGTTAAGGTTGGAACTATTAAGAGAACTGTTCCGGTAGCTGATGcacctcctgctcctgctcctgctaGTGATTCCGTGGAAGCTGCCAATGTTGATGGTGCTAAACCTGCAGAAAATGGGCAATCAGAGAGTGCTACAGATGAGCAAGCGGAGCAGCAGCCGGCAAAGGAGGCCGTAGTTGGTGATGATGCTGAGAGAGAGTAG